Proteins found in one Plasmodium gaboni strain SY75 chromosome 13, whole genome shotgun sequence genomic segment:
- a CDS encoding reticulocyte binding protein 7 — protein EAIKRQKAEEERLKEEAIKRQKAEEARKQQLLKLKQEEALRKQRELERKKVDLARTEQQIKNILESNMVKIIKQELTKEKDEIIKNRDINLRHGLEEKWLNHIQNSLLLKVDNLLNKSDEFIRAHETQMKTNILNSLKNKLNIELKKELNVIINEYEESQKKIMQSNQRDNRGIEQTTEKLVDIKPTNHGELNTNNPSDSETEMLTNSGETGEKEEEEKEEREEEKEPEKESETDDTHSSESTTDDDTDDQRFSRSKNLNVVIYTAGSIAVCMLIFSSVGLLVMKNNNDDNNSNVMDEAFEHNDDILFKEKEEIIEITFNDNDSTI, from the coding sequence AGAAGCAATTAAAAGGCAAAAAGCTGAGGAAGAAAGATTGAAAGAAGAAGCAATTAAAAGGCAAAAAGCAGAGGAAGCAAGAAAACAACAACTATTAAAATTGAAACAAGAAGAAGCATTGAGAAAACAAAGAGAATTggaaagaaaaaaagtCGATTTAGCAAGAACAGAacaacaaataaaaaatatactaGAATCTAATATGgtgaaaataataaaacaagaactaacaaaagaaaaagatgaaataataaaaaacaGAGATATAAATCTCAGACATGGTTTGGAAGAAAAATGGTTAAATCATATACAAAATAGTTTGTTGTTAAAAGTGGATAActtattaaataaaagtGATGAGTTCATAAGAGCTCATGAAACACAAATgaaaacaaatatattaaactcattaaaaaataaattaaatattgaATTGAAAAAGGAACTTAATGtaattataaatgaataCGAAGAAAGCcagaaaaaaataatgcAATCAAATCAACGTGATAATCGTGGTATAGAGCAAACAACTGAAAAACTCGTAGATATTAAACCTACAAATCATGGTGAActaaatacaaataatcCTTCTGATAGTGAAACTGAAATGCTGACAAATTCAGGAGAAACAGGAGAgaaagaagaagaagaaaaagaagaaagagaagaagaaaaagaacCAGAAAAAGAGTCAGAAACAGATGATACTCATAGTTCGGAAAGTACTACTGATGATGATACCGATGATCAAAGATTTTCTCGATCAAAGAATTTGAATGTCGTTATATACACAGCAGGAAGTATAGCTGTATGTATGTTAATATTCTCTAGTGTAGGATTATTAGTTATGaagaataataatgatgataacAATTCAAATGTAATGGATGAAGCATTTGAAcataatgatgatattcTCTTTAAGGAGAAGGAAGAAATCATTGAAATCACttttaatgataatgatagtacaatataa
- a CDS encoding hypothetical protein (conserved Plasmodium protein, unknown function) — protein sequence MDDVFAIFKKKNKTKKRSSITDNTENRSKRKSLFHLNRKNPRRAHNEDDTFSSYEPLNKLSNEKKINNDLENIVVVDFPPLPLKNTEVCLSFYYIQYLRNQLLYGNQNIQIDENTRMIAEALLDKIENNIYELENTEHSEDKYKNDIKILVYKSIYDRYYKIITTFLTYSDDIPLPSNLYEYTLNNGAYIRSRKNNDFNCRENIHNIYSYLDNVEVGENDLSINDEKIYIDNIDISKATILNKALINIDIDIEYLPLKINSSYYYNNLQYAKLFLNDAVNMSLYDKAIGELIVVKALVDIPNVEIEFIEGFEIKEMKAGERQWIPIYIAISLSSYAYVDVEFPFWFYIKNFINIKEQEYKNPNELFDLPSPYFFEICYMFLDQKIFSKATPIETVGQKSYFKYMAKVAGYVEDIKHCREEKIIKHLEEQDVHSNYIYISNLQYSETYLVNLSLYSFWKYDKNLNEKTNTIDFTSYLLEPFIKEENEDNVLMDL from the exons ATGGATGATGTGTTTGctatatttaaaaagaaaaacaaaacaaagAAAAGGTCATCAATAACAGATAATACAGAAAATAGAAGTAAGAGAAAGAGTTTATTTCATTTGAATCGTAAGAATCCTAGAAGAGCTCATAATGAAGATGATACATTCAGTTCTTATGAAcctttaaataaattatcaaatgagaaaaaaattaataatgatttaGAAAATATAGTTGTTGTTGATTTTCCTCCTTTAcctttaaaaaatacagAAGTATGTTTATcgttttattatattcagTATCTACGAAATCAGCTTTTATATGGAAATcaaaatatacaaattgACGAAAATACAAGAATGATAGCAGAAGCATTATTAgataaaatagaaaataatatatatgaattagAGAACACGGAACATTCTGAAGATAAgtataaaaatgatataaagATACTTGTGTATAAATCTATATATGAtagatattataaaataattacTACATTTCTTACTTATTCAGATGATATTCCTTTACCTAgtaatttatatgaatatacTTTAAATAATGGAGCATATATAAGAtcaagaaaaaataatgattttAATTGTAGagaaaatatacataatatatattcttatttaGATAATGTAGAAGTAGGAGAAAATGATTTATCTAttaatgatgaaaaaatatatattgataatattgatataaGCAAAGCTActatattaaataaagCATTAATAAACATTGATATAGATATTGAATATCTACCCCTCAAAATAAAttcttcttattattacaataaTTTACAATATGCTAAGctatttttaaatgatgCTGTAAATATGTCTTTATATGATAAAGCAATTGGAGAATTGATTGTCGTGAAAGCTTTAGTAGATATACCCAATGTAGAAATAGAATTTATTGAA GGATTTGAAATCAAAGAAATGAAAGCTGGGGAAAGGCAGTGGATTCCAATTTATATAGCTATTTCTCTTTCTTCGTATGCGTATGTAGATGTAGAATTCCCCTTTTggttttatataaagaattttataaatataaaagaacaagaatataaaaaccCTAACGAATTGTTTGACTTGCCTTCACCctatttttttgaaatttGCTATATGTTTCTTGATCAAAAGATTTTTTCTAAAGCTACACCTATAGAAACTGTAGGCCAGAAAAgttattttaaatatatggCAAAAGTGGCAG GATACGTTGAAGATATTAAACATTGTAgggaagaaaaaataataaagcATTTAGAAGAGCAAGATGTTCATTCcaattatatttatatttctaatTTACAATATTCAGAAACTTATCTTGTTAATCTATCCTTATATAGTTTCTGGAAGtatgataaaaatttaaacGAAAAAACAAATACAATTGATTTTACCTCTTATTTATTAGAACCATTTATAAAAGAggaaaatgaagataacGTTCTAATGgatttataa
- a CDS encoding hypothetical protein (conserved Plasmodium protein, unknown function) produces MNNETKVFNKCFKKISNCYTLNKKGEKDNSTGKQFVLYNCIQTLLSDPIVVLYTDNNYICTGSLTGKVCLYKITIKENKETNTNISYVYNNNNITDDENKCISDLHNRDELKKENYSKSTIDDVVISKKELNNHNNINNNNNNNNGEIIKKYHILCMFRNNSIKSIYINKNNIYICYESCIDVFCVRSYQFLQKINLDVSNNKQVIYYENYILFNNSKSLFIYDITSNFSSYFYKNFLKNIVIFDFNINYLLCYKNNFGKCHIRVLQIFADAEKCEHELIFCVDFSSKFISHGKFLDDEKIIVAKNGKRLIIFDFKKAIDMYRIRKLKKKILDIHKSVENMLFILVENQIFIFNLSTFVFYKTVQLPKGLFYFKWSYFIRYKNRKIIFSSDKGVYYIDYSIEENA; encoded by the exons atgaataatgAAACCAAAgtatttaataaatgttTTAAGAAAATAAGTAATTGTTATACTctaaataaaaaaggagAAAAAGATAATTCAACAGGAAAACaatttgtattatataattgtatCCAGACATTATTATCAGACCCTATAGTTGTTTTATATAcagataataattatatatgtactg gATCTCTTACGGGGAAAGTTTGTTTATACAAAATAAcaattaaagaaaataaagaaacaaatacgaatatatcatatgtttataataataataatattacagACGATGAGAACAAATGTATAAGCGATTTGCATAATAGAGATGAATTAAAGAAAGAAAACTATAGCAAGTCAACTATAGACGATGTGGTTATAAGTAAAAAGGAACTAAATAATcacaataatataaataataataataataataataatggtgagataattaaaaagtatcatattttatgtatgttcagaaataatagtataaaatcaatatatattaacaagaataatatatatatatgttatgAAAGTTGTATTGATGTTTTTTGTGTAAGATCATATCAATTTCTTCAAAAGATTAATTTAGATgtatcaaataataaacaagtaatttattatgagaattatatattatttaataattcaaaaaGTTTATTCATATATGATATAACAAGTAATTTTTCTAGttatttttacaaaaattttttaaaaaatattgtaatttttgattttaatataaattatttattatgttataaaaataattttggGAAATGTCATATTCGTGTCTTACAAATTTTTGCTGATGCTGAAAAATGTGAACATGAGTTAATTTTTTGTGTAGACTTTTCCTCTAAATTTATAAGTCATGGTAAATTTTtagatgatgaaaaaattattgtAGCAAAAAATGGTAAAAGATTAATCATATTTGATTTTAAAAAAGCTATAGATATGTATCGAATCAGaaaactaaaaaaaaaaatattagaCATACACAAATCTGTAgaaaatatgttatttatattagTAGAAAAtcaaatttttattttcaatttatctacatttgtattttataaaacCGTTCAATTACCTAAGGGccttttttattttaagTGGTCCTATTTTATAAGATATAAAAACcgaaaaattattttttcatcaGACAAGGGagtatattatatagattATTCTATTGAAGAAAATGCTTAA